The Cyanobacterium sp. T60_A2020_053 sequence CCCCTGAGATAGTTTTTGGGTTGTTTAAAACTTCTTTTTCCTGCCCTTGTCGATAAATTTCTACCTCTTTTTGATCAGGATTAATTAACCATCCTAACTTAACTCCATTGTCCATATATTCTGCCATTTTTTCTCGAAGTGTTTTTAATGAGTCAGTTTTAGACATTAACTCTAAAATAAAATCAGGAGCAATAGGTGGAAATTTAATCTTTTCTTCCTGTGTTAAATTATCCCATCTTTCTTTTTGAATATAAGCTACATCAGGTGAGCGACTACCTCCCTTCGGTAGTTTAAAACAGGTAGAAGAATCAAAAATATATCCTAATTTTTTTTGACGATTCCAGATGCCAAACTCAACATTTAATTCAGAATTAAATCTTCCTGTTTCTCCTCCCGTCGGTGACATAATAATCAATTCTCCCTTTTCATTTTGTTCTAATTTTAATTCAGGATTATGCCGACAAAGTTGATAAAACTTTTCATCATCAATTTTAGAAATTACATCGAAATTAATAGTATAAGCCGTCATTATTTTCTTTATAATCAAATCATTCTCATTTTAACATATACACCAAAAAGTGCCCTTCACCCTATCCAGAGCCCTTCACCCCATCCAGCACCCTCCACCCCATTCCACCCCACATCAAAAACCCAGAGCCCTCCACCTTATCATCAAAATATCCTATAATATTTCTATGTTTATCATCTTATCAGATGAGGGAATTTGAGAGGGTTATTCAATACCCTAAACTTCAACAATGAATAATCAAATATATGAAATAAAAAAGTATGTAACAGATGATGGAAAATGCCCTTTTGATGAGTGGTTTAATCAGTTAGATCAAAATTTACAAATAAGAATTGATGCTCGTTTGACTAGAGTAAATTTAGGAAATTTTGGAGATCATAAAAGTGTTGATGAGGGCATTTGTGAATTGCGATTTCATTTTGGGGCAGGTTATCGTATATATTATGGTTTAGATGGTAAAAATATCGTTATTCTTTTAATCGGCGGAAGTAAGAAAAGACAAAATAGCGATATTAAAAAAGCTCTAAATTTTTGGCAAAAATATAAACAAGAAAAAGGAGATAATTAAATTATGCCGACCTTAGATTATCAAACAGATTTATTAAAAAGATTGAGTAACAGTGAATATGCTTGTCAATATCTCAAAGTAGTTTTAGATGAAACTTTAAATGATGGAGATATTGAGCCGTTTTTATCAGCACTGAAAAATGTTATTAAAGCCCGAAAAATAACTCAAATTAATCATTCT is a genomic window containing:
- a CDS encoding Uma2 family endonuclease codes for the protein MTAYTINFDVISKIDDEKFYQLCRHNPELKLEQNEKGELIIMSPTGGETGRFNSELNVEFGIWNRQKKLGYIFDSSTCFKLPKGGSRSPDVAYIQKERWDNLTQEEKIKFPPIAPDFILELMSKTDSLKTLREKMAEYMDNGVKLGWLINPDQKEVEIYRQGQEKEVLNNPKTISGEEVLPEFILDLSLIW
- a CDS encoding type II toxin-antitoxin system RelE/ParE family toxin, with translation MNNQIYEIKKYVTDDGKCPFDEWFNQLDQNLQIRIDARLTRVNLGNFGDHKSVDEGICELRFHFGAGYRIYYGLDGKNIVILLIGGSKKRQNSDIKKALNFWQKYKQEKGDN
- a CDS encoding transcriptional regulator, which encodes MPTLDYQTDLLKRLSNSEYACQYLKVVLDETLNDGDIEPFLSALKNVIKARKITQINHSSERNVDSLMSQEINLNNLYLILNQVGLTINFQPIELEN